The stretch of DNA CTGCCTCCCGGTCACTGCTTCCACCATAGCGTCTACGACGTCATCGACTTGCTCGGGGGTGAGGCCGGGGTACATGGGCAGGGAGAGAATTTCTTGGCTCAGGGCTTCTGCGACCGGGAAGCGGCCGGGGGGGTAGCCGAGGGAGCTAAAGGCGGGCTGCAGGTGGCAGGGAATGGGGTAGTGGATGCCGGTTTGGACTCCGGCGGCGGTGAGTTGGGCCTGCAGCTCGGTGCGGCCGATGGGGCAGGTGGGGGTGACGCGCACCACGTAGAGGTGGTAAACGTGGCCGGGGCCAGCGGCGTTGTGCAGGGGCAGCAGGCCGTGCTCGGCCAGGGGGGCGAGGCGGCGATCGTAGTGCTGGGCGATCGCGGACCTGGTCTGGTTCCACCCGGTTAGGTGGGGCAGTTTGACGTTGAGTACGGCGGCTTGCAGGGTGTCGAGGCGGCTGTTGGTGCCCTGGGGGTCGGTGTGGTAGTACTTGCGGGTGGCCCCGTAGTTGCGCAGCGATCGCGCCCGTTCGGCCACCTGTGCATTGGTGGTGACAACCATGCCGCCGTCGCCCAGGGCCCCCAGGTTTTTGCTGGGGTAAAAGCTAAAGGCTGCCCCCAGACCGATGGATCCGGCGGTGTAGCCGTCGCGCTGGGCCAGGTGGGCCTGGGCGGCGTCTTCAAAGATAATCAGCCCGTGGCGGTTGGCCAGCTCCAGCAGGCCCTGGGGTGAAACCAGCTGGCCGTAGAGGTGGACGGGCACAAGGGCGCGGGTGCGAGGGGTGATGGCACGCTCGGCGACGGCCAGGTCGAGCAGGGCGGTGGCGCGATCGCAGTCCACCAGTACGGGCGTGGCCCCCGTCCGCAGCACGCCGATCAGCGTAGCGACGAAGGTATTGGCGGGCAAAATCACCTCGTCCCCAGGGCCAATGCCACAGGCCATCAGTCCCAGGGCGATCGCATCGGTGCCGCAGCCTACCCCCACCCCAAACCCGGTGCCGCAGGCGGTGGCAAAGTTGGCCTCAAATTCCGTCAGCGCTTGCCCCAGCAC from Leptolyngbya sp. KIOST-1 encodes:
- a CDS encoding DegT/DnrJ/EryC1/StrS family aminotransferase — encoded protein: MTLSFSPTIPFVDLTWQHAPLQEALQAVMAAVLTQGDFVLGQALTEFEANFATACGTGFGVGVGCGTDAIALGLMACGIGPGDEVILPANTFVATLIGVLRTGATPVLVDCDRATALLDLAVAERAITPRTRALVPVHLYGQLVSPQGLLELANRHGLIIFEDAAQAHLAQRDGYTAGSIGLGAAFSFYPSKNLGALGDGGMVVTTNAQVAERARSLRNYGATRKYYHTDPQGTNSRLDTLQAAVLNVKLPHLTGWNQTRSAIAQHYDRRLAPLAEHGLLPLHNAAGPGHVYHLYVVRVTPTCPIGRTELQAQLTAAGVQTGIHYPIPCHLQPAFSSLGYPPGRFPVAEALSQEILSLPMYPGLTPEQVDDVVDAMVEAVTGRQVAGVLREVMG